The sequence CTGCCCTGCGTAGGAGCGAGCCGACGCCTAGTTCTTGTTTGCGAACCTGATTCCGCGCCGATCTCCAACCTCGTCTTCCCAGTGAACGCGGGGATCCAAAAGGCTTCGTGTTTCTGCGCCGCTTATGTGTGTTCGGAGAGTCTTTGTTTCGCCTCTCGGCGAGTCACTTCTTTCAAACGCCAAAGAAGTAACCAAGAACGCTTGCCCCGTCATACGGGCCCGATGAAGCCGGGCTACCCTCACGAACTCCCCCGCACCGGAGGCCCGCCCCGAAAGTACGTCCCTGTACAAATCGGGGCTTGCGCGACATCCATGTCGCCCGACCTCCTCTACGGGGGTTTCGCTCGGCCTTCTGAAAGGGGCGTTCGGCGTGCTTGGATGTTTCGCTGGAAGTCCGAGAGCAAGAGCCGCCTGCGGTGCAGCTCTGGTAGGGCGAATAACCCCGAAGGGGTTATCCGCCGTTGTGCCGGGCTGCAACTCCAATCTCTGGGTCCCCGCGTTCGCGGGGAAGACGGATGGGCGTAGCGGACCTTGTCTGCGATCAGCAGGCGGTAGCCTGCCCAAACCTCACGCCCGCTCCGGCACCGCCATCGGCAATGCCGACTCGTCCCGCTTGAGCACCGCGTAAAGCACACCCGTCACCACACTCCCCGCGGCAATCGCCAGCAGGTACATCAGCGCGTGGTTGATCGCGTTGGGGATCAGCAGCACGAACAGCCCGCCGTGCGGCGCCAGCAACTTGCAGCCGAAGAACATTGACAGCGCGCCGGTCAGCGCACCGCCGGCGATGCTGGCCGGTATAACTCGTAGCGGATCCTTCGCAGCGAAGGGAATCGCGCCTTCGGAGATGAAGCACAGCCCCAGCACCAGCGCCGCCTTGCCGGCCTCCCGTTCGCTCTGGGCGAACTTGCGCCGGGCCAGCAGGGTGGCGATGCCCATGCCGATCGGCGGCACCATGCCGGCCGCCATGGTCGCGGCCATCGGTGCGTAGCTCTGCGAGGCGAGCAGGCCGACGGAGAAGGCGTAGGCCGCCTTGTTGATCGGCCCGCCCAGGTCGACGCACATCATCCCGCCGAGCAGCAGGCCGAGCAGGATGGCGTTGGCGGTACCCATGCCGGCGAGGAAGTCGGTCAGCGCCGTCATCAGCCCGGCCACCGGCTTGCCCACGACGTAGATCATCACCAGCCCGGTGAACAGGCTGCACAGCAGCGGGATCAGCAGGATCGGCTTGAGTGCCTCCAGGCTCTGCGGCAGCTTGAGGTACTGGCTGACCGCCTTCGCCGAATAGCCGGCGAGCAGGCCGGCGACTATGCCGCCGAGGAAACCCGCGCCCAGGCTGCTGGCCAGCAGGCCGCCGATCATCCCCGGCGCCAACCCCGGGCGGTCGGCGATGGACCAGGCGATGTAGCCGGCGAGCATCGGCACCATCAGCTTGAAGGCGGTCTCGCCGCCGATCTGCATCAGCGCGGCGGCCAGGGTGCCCGGTTCCTTGAATGCCGTGATGCCGAAGACGAAGGACAGCGCGATCAGCAGGCCGCCGGCGACCACCATCGGCAGCATGAAGGACACGCCGGTCAGCAGGTGCTTGTACAGACCGCGCGCCTCGCCCTTCACCGGCTTGGCCGTAGCTCCCGCGGTGTTCGCAGCGCTTTCCTCGACGCCCGCCTCCAGCGCCTTGCGCAGCATCGCTTCGGGCTGCTTGAGCGCCACGCCGGTGCCGCAGCGGAAGATGCGCTTGCCGGCGAAACGCTCGGTGTTCACTTCGATATCCGTGGCCAGCAGCACCACGTCGGCGGCGGCGATGTCCTCGGCGGCCAGCGGGTTGCGCGCGCCGACCGAGCCCTGGGTTTCCACCTTCAGGTCCCAGCCCAGTTTCTGCGCCGCCTGCTGCAGCGCCTCGGCGGCCATGAAGGTGTGCGCCACTCCGGTCGGGCAGGCGGTGATCGCCACCACTCGCGCCACCTTGGCCGGCACAGGTGCCTGCGTTTCGGCATTGCCCTGCCAGGGTTGCGCTTGGGCAGCAGCGCGTTGCAGGAAGGCAGCGGGGTCGCTCAGCGCTTCGGCGGGGCGCGCCTGCCAACAGGCGCTTGCCGGCAAAGCGCGCCAGATCCTGCGGCTGCGGGCTGATCACCACGACCAGCTCGGCAGCGGCGATCTGCTCGGCGCTCAAGCGCAGTTCCGGGCGTTGCGGCTCGTTGCTCTCGACGCACACCGACCAGCCCATGCGTTCGGCGGCGGCGCGCAACAGGCGCGCGCTGAGCAGGCTGGTGACCTGGCCGTTGGGGCAGGCAGTGATCAGGGCAAGTTTCATCGTCGTACCTCTTGTTATGGCGCCACCTCGGGCCCGCAAGCGGGCGGATGGCGAATCAATCGAGCGCGGACACCACGACCTGGCCTTCCAGCTCGGCCAGGCGCACGGGGTCGGCAACACCGAACTCGAACTGGGTGACAGCCAGCGCCGCGACCGCCGTTGCGTGGCGCAGCACTCGCTCGGCCGGCCAGCCGGCGAGCAGGCCATGGAGCATGGCCGCGAGCAGCGAGTCGCCGGCGCCCACGGTGCTGGCAACCTGCACGCGCGGAGGGCTCGACTTCAGGCATGCGTCGGGCGCGAACCAGTGAACACCCTCGGCGCCTTGCGAAAGCACCACATGCTCGATGCCGCCGTGCTGCAGTTGCCGGGCCTGGGCATCGACACCCTCGGCATCCGCCGGACCGCACACGGCAGCCAGCTCCTCGGCGTTCGGCTTGACCAGCCAGGGCTTGGCCGCAAGGCCATGACGCAGCGCTTCGCCGCTGCTGTCGAAAGCCACCCACAGCCCGAGCCGCTTGAGGCGCAGGATCAGCTCGGCGAGCCATTGCGGATCGACGCCACGCGGCAGGCTGCCGGAGACCACGGCAATGTCCTGCCCGGCGGCGAGGCGCGCGAGTTCATCCAGCAGGAGCTCCTGCGCGCCAGCGTCGACCAGGAGACCCGGGCCATTGATATCGGTAACGCGCCCGTCATGCTCGGC is a genomic window of Pseudomonas knackmussii B13 containing:
- the pfkB gene encoding 1-phosphofructokinase, yielding MARILTLTLNPALDLTVRLPRLEPGEVNRSEAVMAQAAGKGLNVAQVLADLGHQLTVAGFLGADNAAAFDALFQRRGFRDGFVRVPGETRSNIKLAEHDGRVTDINGPGLLVDAGAQELLLDELARLAAGQDIAVVSGSLPRGVDPQWLAELILRLKRLGLWVAFDSSGEALRHGLAAKPWLVKPNAEELAAVCGPADAEGVDAQARQLQHGGIEHVVLSQGAEGVHWFAPDACLKSSPPRVQVASTVGAGDSLLAAMLHGLLAGWPAERVLRHATAVAALAVTQFEFGVADPVRLAELEGQVVVSALD